In one Umezawaea sp. Da 62-37 genomic region, the following are encoded:
- a CDS encoding oxygenase MpaB family protein: MGNLSRRNVLSLGVALGLVSVAGANAALAAPAGAAAGTDPWWTWDDDLDRLMATLLDTGQIPAVNTAWRPWVDNNRPVPSGLPADLAAHLRQAAALPSWADRAKLRLAADFNRRKDTYLLMLYGLGSGIMSTVIPREAKSVYWSAGGANMQDRAAKTFTFGYDLSELTAFEPSGQFVVTANKTRVVHAAVRHLLPQSSRWKAVVDEQIPISNGDILVTFHSLGTFVHRKLVEWHVPMTAAEEDAFLHQWQVAIHLLGVRDEFIPKTWAAADAQAAQVLTLILTPSTEGRELAEDLLGLTAQVDLGVTRGFINEFVRYVLSDRIGDWLGLRRDYVAAATVRTGWPAYIAFREGLIPIAPVGFYMFDQFIRALAMLFLNKAGSPTTTPITIPTGNRPGA; the protein is encoded by the coding sequence ATGGGCAATCTCAGCAGAAGGAATGTCCTTTCACTCGGCGTCGCGCTGGGTTTGGTGAGCGTGGCGGGTGCCAACGCGGCCTTGGCGGCCCCGGCGGGCGCCGCCGCGGGCACCGATCCGTGGTGGACCTGGGACGACGACCTGGACCGCCTGATGGCGACGCTCCTCGACACCGGCCAGATCCCGGCGGTCAACACCGCGTGGCGGCCGTGGGTGGACAACAACCGCCCGGTGCCCAGCGGCTTACCCGCCGACCTCGCCGCCCACCTGCGGCAGGCCGCCGCGCTGCCCTCGTGGGCCGACCGCGCCAAGCTGCGCCTGGCCGCCGACTTCAACCGGCGCAAGGACACCTACCTGTTGATGCTCTACGGCCTGGGCAGCGGCATCATGAGCACGGTCATCCCCCGCGAGGCCAAATCGGTCTACTGGTCCGCGGGCGGCGCCAACATGCAGGACCGCGCGGCCAAGACGTTCACCTTCGGCTACGACCTGAGCGAGCTGACCGCGTTCGAACCCTCGGGCCAGTTCGTGGTCACGGCCAACAAGACCCGCGTCGTGCACGCCGCGGTGCGCCACCTGCTGCCGCAGTCCTCGCGCTGGAAAGCGGTGGTGGACGAGCAGATCCCCATCAGCAACGGCGACATCCTCGTCACCTTCCACAGCCTCGGCACGTTCGTGCACCGCAAGCTGGTCGAGTGGCACGTCCCGATGACGGCCGCGGAGGAGGACGCGTTCCTGCACCAGTGGCAGGTCGCCATCCACCTGCTCGGCGTGCGCGACGAGTTCATCCCCAAGACCTGGGCCGCGGCCGACGCCCAGGCGGCGCAGGTCCTCACCCTGATCCTCACCCCGTCGACGGAGGGCCGGGAACTGGCCGAGGACCTGCTCGGGCTGACCGCCCAGGTCGACCTCGGCGTCACCCGCGGGTTCATCAACGAGTTCGTTCGCTACGTGCTCAGCGACCGGATCGGCGACTGGCTCGGGCTGCGCCGCGACTACGTGGCCGCCGCCACCGTCCGCACCGGGTGGCCCGCCTACATCGCGTTCCGCGAAGGGCTGATCCCCATCGCGCCCGTCGGGTTCTACATGTTCGACCAGTTCATCCGCGCGCTGGCGATGCTGTTCCTCAACAAGGCCGGCTCACCCACCACCACACCCATCACCATCCCCACCGGCAACCGCCCCGGAGCCTGA
- a CDS encoding SulP family inorganic anion transporter: protein MTPEVLRTEVLAGLVVALALIPEAISFSIIAGVDPSVGLFASFTMAVVISVVGGRPAMISAATGAVALVVAPLAREHGLGYLFAAVILGGLFQIALGALGVANLMRFVPRSVMVGFVNALAILIFTAQVPELVDVPWMVYPLVVAALLLMVFFPRLTKAVPAPLVSIIALTALTVGAGIAVPTVGDKGALPSSLPVPGLPDVPFTLDTLKLVAPFALALALVGLMESLMTATLVDDLTDTRSNKTRESIGQGIANIVTGFFGGMGGCAMIGQTMINVKNGARTRLSTFLAGVFLMILCIAFGPIVSDMPMAALVAVMVLVSFGTFDWHSIAPATLKRMPTGEIAVMVVTVAVVVATGNLAIGVVVGSVIAMIIFARRVAHFATVTGLVDPDGHRVVYTVNGELFFASSNDLVHRFDYAGDPDKVVVDLTAAHVWDASSVAALDAVTTKYAARGKTVEIVGLNEHSARMHGALSGELTGNH from the coding sequence ATGACCCCCGAGGTCCTGCGCACCGAGGTGTTGGCAGGTCTCGTGGTCGCCCTCGCGCTGATCCCCGAGGCGATCTCGTTCTCCATCATCGCCGGGGTCGACCCCAGCGTCGGGTTGTTCGCCTCGTTCACCATGGCCGTGGTCATCTCCGTCGTCGGCGGGCGACCCGCGATGATCTCCGCCGCCACCGGCGCCGTGGCACTGGTCGTCGCCCCGCTCGCCCGTGAACACGGCTTGGGCTACCTGTTCGCCGCGGTCATCCTGGGCGGGCTGTTCCAGATCGCGCTCGGCGCGCTCGGCGTGGCCAATCTGATGCGGTTCGTCCCGCGCAGCGTGATGGTGGGCTTCGTCAACGCGCTCGCCATCCTGATCTTCACGGCCCAGGTGCCCGAACTCGTCGACGTCCCGTGGATGGTCTACCCGCTCGTCGTCGCGGCCCTGCTGCTGATGGTGTTCTTCCCGCGGCTCACCAAGGCCGTCCCCGCCCCGCTGGTGTCGATCATCGCGCTCACCGCGTTGACCGTCGGCGCCGGCATCGCGGTCCCCACCGTGGGCGACAAGGGCGCTCTGCCCTCGTCACTGCCCGTTCCGGGCCTGCCCGACGTGCCGTTCACGCTGGACACGCTCAAGCTCGTCGCGCCCTTCGCGCTGGCTCTGGCCCTGGTGGGGCTGATGGAGTCGCTGATGACCGCCACGCTGGTCGACGACCTCACCGACACCCGCTCCAACAAGACCCGCGAGTCGATCGGCCAGGGGATCGCCAACATCGTCACCGGCTTCTTCGGCGGCATGGGCGGTTGCGCGATGATCGGCCAGACCATGATCAACGTCAAGAACGGCGCACGCACCCGGCTCTCGACGTTCCTGGCCGGGGTCTTCCTGATGATCCTGTGCATCGCGTTCGGCCCGATCGTCTCCGACATGCCGATGGCCGCGCTGGTCGCCGTGATGGTCCTGGTCTCCTTCGGCACCTTCGACTGGCACTCCATCGCCCCCGCGACGCTCAAGCGGATGCCGACCGGCGAGATCGCCGTCATGGTCGTCACCGTCGCCGTGGTCGTCGCCACCGGCAACCTCGCCATCGGCGTCGTCGTCGGCTCCGTCATCGCCATGATCATCTTCGCTCGTCGCGTCGCGCACTTCGCGACGGTGACCGGCCTCGTCGACCCCGACGGCCACCGGGTGGTCTACACCGTGAACGGCGAGCTGTTCTTCGCCTCCAGCAACGACCTCGTCCACCGGTTCGACTACGCGGGCGATCCCGACAAGGTCGTCGTCGACCTCACCGCCGCCCACGTCTGGGACGCCTCGTCGGTGGCCGCGCTGGACGCCGTCACGACCAAGTACGCCGCGCGCGGCAAGACCGTGGAGATCGTCGGGCTCAACGAGCACAGCGCCAGGATGCACGGCGCTCTCAGCGGAGAACTCACCGGAAACCACTGA
- a CDS encoding VOC family protein has product MGSVKQFQVTFDCAQPERVARFWCEVLGYVVPPPPGNFTTWTDYDRSLSPGDRDSWFACVDPSGVGPRLYFQRVPEGKVAKNRVHLDVRAGTGLAGEERLATLEAECARLVALGAVRVRLLSADGENESCISMQDVEGNEFCLD; this is encoded by the coding sequence ATGGGGTCGGTCAAGCAGTTCCAGGTCACCTTCGACTGCGCACAACCCGAGCGCGTCGCCCGTTTCTGGTGCGAGGTGCTCGGGTACGTCGTACCGCCACCACCAGGGAACTTCACCACCTGGACCGACTACGACCGCTCCCTGTCCCCCGGCGACCGGGACTCGTGGTTCGCCTGCGTCGACCCCTCCGGCGTGGGCCCGCGGCTGTACTTCCAGCGCGTTCCCGAGGGCAAGGTCGCCAAGAACCGCGTGCACCTCGACGTGCGGGCGGGCACCGGGCTCGCGGGCGAGGAGCGGCTGGCCACGCTGGAAGCCGAGTGCGCACGCCTGGTCGCGCTCGGCGCGGTGCGCGTGCGCCTGCTGTCCGCCGACGGCGAGAACGAGTCGTGCATCTCGATGCAGGACGTCGAGGGCAACGAGTTCTGCCTGGACTGA
- a CDS encoding NmrA/HSCARG family protein → MSTQATGTIAVFGATGQQGGAVVDALLARGAEVRALVRAPESDRARALAARGVELSAIRIDDPASLAAALEAVDAFYFMTPESHSPQETEDEIRLGTALIDAAVAARVPHVVFNSVSGAEHDSGVSHFESKGRVEERLRRSGLRAVVVRPVAFMESFAMLPPTVEDGEIVLRMPVPDGVRLKLVAVKDIGLVAAAILLGTADVPGGAVEVIGDELTGSQIAAAFGAHAGLPARYEALPLSVLGGDPEEEAMFRWFAEGSAYPSDLAAVRAIVPTTWDLAEWIRSTGWTAPTDLVPS, encoded by the coding sequence ATGAGCACGCAGGCAACCGGCACGATCGCGGTCTTCGGCGCGACGGGGCAGCAGGGCGGGGCGGTCGTCGACGCGCTCCTGGCCCGAGGAGCGGAGGTGCGGGCCCTCGTCCGCGCCCCCGAGTCCGACCGGGCGCGGGCGCTGGCCGCCCGAGGCGTCGAGTTGTCGGCCATCCGGATCGACGACCCGGCGTCACTGGCCGCCGCGTTGGAGGCCGTCGACGCGTTCTACTTCATGACCCCGGAATCCCATAGCCCCCAGGAGACCGAGGATGAAATCCGACTGGGCACCGCCCTCATCGACGCGGCGGTCGCGGCGCGCGTGCCGCACGTCGTGTTCAACTCGGTCAGCGGAGCGGAGCACGACTCGGGTGTGTCGCACTTCGAGTCGAAGGGCCGGGTCGAGGAGCGCCTGAGGCGGTCCGGACTGCGGGCCGTGGTGGTCCGCCCGGTCGCCTTCATGGAGAGCTTCGCGATGCTGCCGCCGACCGTGGAGGACGGCGAGATCGTTCTGAGGATGCCGGTGCCGGACGGCGTCCGCCTCAAGTTGGTCGCGGTCAAGGACATCGGCCTGGTCGCCGCCGCGATCCTGCTCGGCACCGCGGACGTACCCGGCGGTGCCGTCGAGGTCATCGGTGACGAGCTGACGGGCAGCCAGATCGCCGCCGCGTTCGGCGCGCACGCCGGGCTCCCGGCTCGCTACGAGGCCCTGCCGCTGAGCGTCCTCGGCGGCGATCCCGAGGAGGAGGCGATGTTCCGCTGGTTCGCGGAGGGATCCGCCTACCCGTCGGACCTCGCGGCGGTGAGGGCGATCGTGCCGACCACCTGGGACCTGGCCGAGTGGATCCGCTCCACCGGCTGGACCGCGCCCACCGACCTGGTCCCTTCCTGA
- a CDS encoding MarR family transcriptional regulator, whose amino-acid sequence MDHGDKLFWLSVLIQRKYAEICAEYDLTPSQATLLCAVKDVPRRMAYLAASLGMTKNALSQLVDRIERLDLVSRVGSERDRRVVMLGVTPAGKVLAEAVYAEITKRLPDIAGNLDADDQRDFERVAIAIVDASGVSASTPS is encoded by the coding sequence GTGGATCACGGCGACAAGCTCTTCTGGCTCTCGGTCCTGATCCAGCGCAAGTACGCGGAGATCTGCGCCGAGTACGACCTGACCCCCTCGCAGGCCACGCTGCTGTGCGCGGTCAAGGACGTGCCGCGGCGGATGGCGTACCTCGCCGCCTCGCTCGGCATGACCAAGAACGCGCTGAGCCAGCTTGTCGATCGCATCGAGCGGCTCGACCTGGTCAGCCGGGTGGGCTCGGAGCGGGATCGGCGGGTCGTCATGCTCGGGGTGACGCCCGCGGGGAAGGTGCTCGCCGAGGCCGTGTACGCCGAGATCACCAAGCGCCTGCCCGACATCGCGGGGAACCTCGACGCCGACGACCAGCGCGACTTCGAACGCGTCGCCATCGCCATCGTGGACGCGTCGGGCGTCTCGGCCTCCACTCCGTCCTGA
- a CDS encoding MFS transporter, giving the protein MPTKESGDAEVRLGSRFRRLFGATLVSSIGTGMHTAALPLLALQSTGSPMALSFVVMAAEVPWVLLSLHAGVVVDRLDRRRVMVWADLGRFAVLVALAVLIVTAQVNMVWLVLTAFLLGVGQVFFDLAAQAAIPDFVTRDPRSLAKANGRIAAAESNGEDFVGPPLGSALFGVWNFLPFAGNALSFAASGLLIFSIGADTKPKETLEAPRKSVRSDMVEGIRWLFGNRALRTLATVSCLGNVAATAQFAMLALLAMEVLGLPDFGFGLLLTATAVGATTGGLGAAAASKRFGPGTVMLTGKAGVGAAILVLGLTANAWVAAAMMMVTGALMTAEKVVVSTLRQQIVPDGLLGRVLSSSRLVVMAGGPVGAALGGILASVFGVQVSYVAAGAFLILVALLFYPLLNNRAMMRATDDSGR; this is encoded by the coding sequence GTGCCCACGAAGGAATCCGGTGACGCCGAGGTGAGGCTGGGGAGTCGCTTCCGCAGACTCTTCGGCGCCACTCTCGTGTCGTCCATCGGCACCGGCATGCACACCGCCGCGTTGCCGCTGCTGGCTCTGCAGAGCACCGGCAGTCCGATGGCGTTGAGCTTCGTCGTCATGGCCGCCGAGGTGCCCTGGGTGCTGCTCTCGTTGCACGCCGGTGTCGTGGTGGACCGATTGGACCGCCGGCGGGTGATGGTGTGGGCGGACCTGGGCCGGTTCGCGGTCCTGGTCGCTCTCGCGGTGCTGATCGTGACCGCGCAGGTGAACATGGTGTGGCTGGTGCTCACGGCGTTCTTGCTGGGCGTTGGCCAGGTCTTCTTCGACCTCGCCGCCCAGGCGGCCATTCCCGACTTCGTGACGCGGGATCCGCGGAGCCTGGCGAAGGCGAACGGGCGGATCGCCGCGGCGGAGAGCAACGGTGAGGACTTCGTGGGGCCTCCGCTCGGCTCGGCTCTGTTCGGTGTGTGGAACTTCCTGCCGTTCGCTGGCAATGCTCTCTCGTTCGCCGCCAGCGGCCTGCTGATCTTCTCGATCGGGGCGGACACCAAGCCGAAGGAGACCCTCGAAGCTCCGCGCAAGAGCGTGCGGAGCGACATGGTCGAGGGCATTCGGTGGTTGTTCGGAAACCGGGCCCTGCGGACGCTGGCCACGGTTTCCTGCCTCGGCAACGTCGCCGCCACCGCTCAGTTCGCGATGCTGGCGCTGCTGGCCATGGAGGTCCTCGGACTTCCGGACTTCGGTTTCGGTCTGCTGCTGACGGCCACCGCGGTCGGCGCGACGACAGGGGGACTGGGCGCTGCGGCCGCCAGCAAGCGATTCGGCCCCGGCACCGTGATGCTCACGGGCAAAGCCGGCGTGGGCGCGGCCATTCTGGTTCTGGGGCTCACCGCGAATGCGTGGGTCGCGGCCGCGATGATGATGGTGACCGGTGCGCTGATGACCGCGGAAAAAGTCGTGGTGAGCACGTTGCGTCAGCAGATCGTGCCCGATGGGCTGTTGGGGAGGGTGCTCTCGTCGAGCAGGCTGGTGGTGATGGCGGGGGGACCGGTCGGTGCGGCCCTCGGCGGCATTCTGGCCAGCGTGTTCGGCGTTCAGGTCTCGTATGTCGCCGCCGGCGCTTTCCTGATCCTGGTGGCGTTGCTCTTCTATCCCTTGCTGAACAACCGCGCCATGATGCGCGCTACGGACGATTCAGGCAGGTAA
- a CDS encoding succinic semialdehyde dehydrogenase has protein sequence MTREQARIPAPPTVATAGSRPAWVTDEVVARWCGWVRRDVTRHGNPAPEPLTAAAPYDLSPTAPVPACAPEDVAAAVVAARRAQREWAATSAARRGGIVLAFHDLLLRRQEQVLDLIQWETGKARYHAWQEVAQVATIARHYARRARRYLAPRRVRGMVPGLTRVREVRVPKGVVGVISPWNYPLYLGVGDVLPALLAGNAVVSKADPQTPLTMLWTRDLLAEAGLPDDLWQIVTGSGPVVGSAVVDTVDFVCFTGSTATGRTVAERAARRLVGASLELGGKNPLIVREDADVTAAAAGTVVAAFANSGQMCVHVERVYAHEAVYDAFRDELVRATRALRLGQTYDYAPDLGPLVSPARLAAVEAHVDDAVAHGATVLAGGRARPDLGPLFYEPTILEGVTPGMAVHGTETFGPVISLYPYAAGSDPVALANQGTYGLSASIWSRDGREARRMAGRIRSGSVNINDGAAAAAGSVEAGMGGMGDSGLGRRHGAEGIRKFTESQTIAAQRLLPLGPSPKSTADGFVRRTNAQLTLLRRLGVR, from the coding sequence ATGACCAGGGAGCAGGCTCGGATCCCGGCACCCCCGACCGTCGCGACGGCCGGGTCGCGCCCCGCGTGGGTGACCGACGAGGTGGTCGCGCGGTGGTGCGGATGGGTGCGTCGCGACGTGACCCGGCACGGGAACCCGGCGCCCGAACCGCTGACGGCCGCCGCGCCCTACGACCTGTCACCGACCGCGCCGGTCCCCGCGTGCGCCCCGGAGGACGTCGCGGCCGCGGTCGTGGCCGCCCGTCGGGCCCAACGGGAGTGGGCCGCCACGTCGGCCGCGCGCCGCGGCGGGATCGTCCTGGCCTTCCACGACCTGCTGCTGCGGCGGCAGGAGCAGGTGCTCGACCTGATCCAGTGGGAGACGGGCAAGGCGCGCTACCACGCCTGGCAGGAGGTGGCCCAGGTCGCGACCATCGCCCGGCACTACGCCCGCCGCGCCCGGCGCTACCTCGCACCCCGGCGCGTGCGCGGGATGGTGCCCGGCCTGACGAGGGTCAGGGAGGTGCGGGTGCCCAAGGGGGTCGTCGGCGTCATCTCCCCCTGGAACTACCCGCTCTACCTCGGGGTCGGGGACGTGCTGCCCGCGCTGCTGGCGGGCAATGCCGTCGTGTCGAAGGCGGATCCCCAGACCCCGCTGACCATGCTGTGGACCCGAGACCTGCTGGCCGAGGCCGGGCTGCCCGACGACCTGTGGCAGATCGTCACCGGGTCGGGGCCGGTGGTGGGGTCCGCCGTGGTCGACACCGTCGACTTCGTCTGCTTCACCGGGTCGACCGCCACCGGCCGCACCGTGGCGGAGCGCGCCGCGCGGCGACTGGTCGGCGCGTCCCTGGAACTGGGCGGGAAGAACCCGCTCATCGTGCGCGAGGACGCCGACGTCACTGCCGCGGCGGCGGGCACGGTGGTGGCCGCCTTCGCCAACTCCGGGCAGATGTGCGTCCACGTCGAACGCGTCTACGCGCACGAGGCGGTCTACGACGCGTTCCGCGACGAGCTGGTGCGCGCCACGCGGGCGTTGCGGCTCGGGCAGACCTACGACTACGCGCCGGACCTCGGGCCGCTGGTCTCCCCGGCCCGGCTGGCGGCCGTCGAAGCGCACGTCGACGACGCGGTGGCCCACGGGGCGACGGTGCTCGCGGGCGGCCGCGCCCGCCCCGACCTCGGCCCGCTGTTCTACGAGCCCACGATCCTGGAGGGCGTCACACCGGGGATGGCCGTGCACGGGACGGAGACGTTCGGCCCGGTGATCTCGCTGTACCCCTACGCCGCGGGCAGCGATCCGGTGGCGCTGGCCAACCAGGGGACCTACGGCCTGTCGGCGTCGATCTGGTCGAGGGACGGCCGCGAGGCCCGGCGGATGGCCGGGCGGATCCGGTCCGGCTCGGTCAACATCAACGACGGCGCGGCGGCCGCGGCGGGCAGCGTCGAGGCCGGGATGGGCGGCATGGGCGACAGCGGCCTCGGCAGGCGGCACGGCGCGGAGGGCATCCGCAAGTTCACCGAGAGCCAGACGATCGCCGCGCAGCGACTCCTGCCGCTTGGCCCCTCGCCGAAGTCGACGGCGGACGGTTTCGTCCGCCGCACCAACGCGCAGCTGACCCTGCTGCGCAGGCTGGGTGTCCGATGA
- a CDS encoding helix-turn-helix domain-containing protein, whose protein sequence is MARPERPLDSAPAELADFAAGLRELRRTAGNAPYRKLSQRAHYSATALSEAAGGRQLPSLAVTLAYVTACGGDPDEWQAKWEGVSRVLETPTESPDDTATAPYVGLSAFGVDDADLFFGREGLVDELEAKMARKRFVAVFGASGAGKTSLLRAGLLPRLVDGGARTVLFTPGRHPWEECAVQLARLTGVPAPQAHADLVADPRNLHRIVRQANPDQSDLVVVVDQFEEVFTLCDDPDERRGFITAICDASNTDTSGCRVVIGVRADFYAHCTQYPELVAALTDAHVAVGPMTTDELRQAIVQPAIRSHGIVEGALVAELIAQATGHTAVLPLLSHALLESWRRRRGNTITVSGYEAAGGIRGALAQTAENSFLSLDPDQRHAAKQLFLRLVALGQGTEDTKRRVPRRELDVADDLLDRLAAARLITLDHDSVELTHEAVIRSWPRLRDWIAEDRDLLRIHRQLTDATDVWEAHGRDPDTLYSGSRLIRAQESLGDVVTTRERAFLDASTAGELSRQVADRRRTRRLKQLVAMLSVLVLLFAGAVVVAVNAEREAARQRNTALALKAAGEVADMLDGDPAKAVKVALAARALATTPETAEALVNANAAIGQQSTTLSSSYSPATFSPHADIAVTPKNGDTPAMLWSVSGESAARTAYLDLDDALVRISADAKVMLTCDRKTYRTDIWDISDPGNPRKAGTLPGRQDVQALSENGRTALTTEVEESGREIKPMMWDLTDFENPKQLALPTTHLTSMRPDGRGLVTLRLSVNEPIDWTSSQFIDMWSLTADGQWSLQNSAEMGEGGLTYTTEYDGNGHFLTEQNLLASPRMRVWQVHDDGSIEKWVDIDTESPGQAELQLTDDGHYAFTDNAGMLRIWNIEKQLEPRLVTTVRGHGALAMIPLVHDNTLRFYDSRMGMWQLDLDVDRVMSRLCQDKGQELTPAEWTQYFPGAPQRSSCSR, encoded by the coding sequence GTGGCCAGACCGGAACGACCTCTGGACTCCGCCCCGGCGGAATTGGCCGACTTCGCCGCCGGTCTGCGCGAGTTGCGCCGCACGGCCGGGAATGCCCCGTATCGAAAGCTGTCGCAACGGGCGCACTATTCGGCCACCGCGTTGTCGGAGGCAGCGGGCGGACGACAGCTGCCGTCATTGGCCGTCACCCTCGCCTACGTGACCGCTTGCGGTGGCGATCCCGATGAATGGCAGGCGAAATGGGAGGGCGTCTCACGCGTCCTCGAGACTCCGACCGAGTCCCCGGACGACACCGCCACCGCCCCCTACGTCGGTTTGTCCGCATTCGGTGTCGATGACGCGGATCTGTTCTTCGGCCGCGAAGGACTTGTCGACGAACTCGAGGCCAAGATGGCGCGAAAGCGGTTCGTCGCCGTCTTCGGCGCCTCGGGTGCGGGCAAGACCTCGCTGCTGCGGGCGGGGTTGCTGCCCCGGCTGGTCGACGGAGGCGCGCGGACCGTCCTGTTCACCCCCGGTCGGCATCCGTGGGAGGAGTGCGCCGTCCAGCTCGCCCGGCTCACGGGCGTCCCGGCCCCGCAGGCGCACGCCGACCTGGTCGCGGATCCGCGCAACCTGCACCGGATCGTCCGGCAGGCCAACCCCGACCAATCCGACCTGGTCGTGGTGGTCGACCAGTTCGAAGAGGTCTTCACCCTTTGCGACGACCCGGACGAGCGACGCGGGTTCATCACCGCGATCTGCGACGCCTCCAACACCGACACCAGCGGGTGCCGGGTCGTCATCGGGGTCCGCGCGGACTTCTACGCGCACTGCACCCAGTACCCCGAACTCGTCGCCGCGCTGACCGACGCCCACGTGGCGGTCGGCCCCATGACCACCGATGAGCTCCGCCAAGCCATCGTCCAGCCCGCCATCCGTTCCCACGGCATCGTGGAGGGAGCGCTCGTCGCGGAACTCATCGCCCAGGCCACCGGGCACACCGCGGTGCTGCCGCTGCTGTCGCACGCCCTGCTCGAGAGCTGGCGGCGACGGCGTGGCAACACCATCACCGTCAGCGGCTACGAAGCGGCGGGCGGGATCCGCGGCGCGTTGGCCCAGACGGCCGAGAACAGCTTCCTGTCACTCGATCCCGACCAGCGCCACGCGGCCAAGCAACTGTTCCTGCGCCTGGTCGCGCTGGGGCAGGGCACCGAGGACACCAAACGGCGGGTCCCGCGCCGCGAACTCGACGTCGCCGACGACCTGCTGGACCGGCTGGCCGCCGCGCGCCTGATCACGCTGGACCACGACTCCGTGGAACTGACGCACGAAGCGGTGATCCGTTCATGGCCGCGACTGCGGGACTGGATCGCCGAGGACCGCGATCTGCTGCGGATCCACCGCCAGCTGACCGACGCCACCGACGTCTGGGAAGCGCACGGCCGCGACCCCGACACCCTGTACAGCGGATCACGGCTCATCCGGGCCCAGGAGAGCCTCGGCGACGTCGTGACCACCCGCGAGCGCGCCTTCCTCGACGCGAGCACCGCAGGCGAGTTGTCGAGGCAGGTCGCGGACCGTCGGCGCACCCGACGGCTCAAACAGCTCGTCGCCATGCTGTCCGTGCTCGTCCTGCTGTTCGCCGGGGCCGTCGTCGTCGCGGTGAACGCCGAGCGCGAGGCGGCGCGTCAACGCAACACGGCGTTGGCGCTCAAGGCCGCGGGCGAGGTCGCGGACATGCTCGACGGAGATCCCGCCAAGGCCGTCAAGGTGGCGCTGGCGGCACGAGCACTGGCCACGACACCGGAAACCGCGGAGGCGCTCGTCAACGCCAACGCCGCAATCGGCCAGCAATCCACAACACTTTCGAGCTCCTACTCCCCGGCCACGTTCTCCCCTCACGCCGACATCGCGGTGACCCCGAAAAACGGCGATACGCCCGCCATGCTGTGGAGCGTGTCCGGCGAGTCGGCCGCGAGGACCGCCTACCTCGACCTCGACGACGCGTTGGTCCGGATCAGCGCCGATGCCAAGGTCATGCTCACCTGTGACCGGAAGACCTACCGCACGGACATCTGGGACATCAGCGACCCAGGCAATCCGCGGAAGGCGGGGACTCTGCCGGGCAGGCAAGACGTGCAAGCTCTCAGCGAGAACGGTCGCACCGCACTCACCACCGAGGTCGAGGAATCAGGTCGGGAGATCAAGCCGATGATGTGGGATCTGACCGACTTCGAAAATCCGAAGCAGCTCGCGCTTCCGACTACGCACCTCACTTCGATGCGACCGGACGGGCGCGGACTTGTCACGTTGCGCCTTTCTGTCAATGAGCCGATCGACTGGACATCGAGCCAGTTCATCGACATGTGGAGTTTGACAGCGGATGGCCAGTGGTCGTTGCAGAACTCGGCGGAAATGGGCGAAGGCGGCCTGACGTACACCACGGAATACGACGGGAACGGACACTTCCTCACGGAACAGAACCTCCTGGCTTCACCCCGGATGCGGGTCTGGCAGGTGCACGACGACGGCAGTATCGAGAAATGGGTCGATATCGACACGGAATCCCCCGGTCAGGCTGAACTGCAACTCACCGATGACGGGCACTACGCCTTCACGGACAACGCCGGAATGCTTCGCATCTGGAACATCGAGAAGCAACTGGAACCACGACTGGTCACGACGGTCCGCGGGCACGGAGCCCTGGCGATGATTCCACTCGTCCACGACAACACGCTTCGCTTCTACGACTCCCGGATGGGCATGTGGCAACTCGACCTCGACGTCGACCGGGTGATGTCCCGACTCTGCCAGGACAAGGGCCAGGAACTCACGCCCGCCGAGTGGACCCAGTACTTTCCGGGGGCACCTCAACGATCTTCTTGTTCCCGCTGA